One region of Sus scrofa isolate TJ Tabasco breed Duroc chromosome 3, Sscrofa11.1, whole genome shotgun sequence genomic DNA includes:
- the ATXN2L gene encoding ataxin-2-like protein isoform X3: MLKPQPPQQTSQPQQPPPTQQAVARRPPGGTSPPNGGLPGPLASTSAPPGPPAAASPCLGPAAAAGSGLRRGTEGILAPQPPPPQQQHQERPGAAAIGSARGQSTGKGPPQSPVFEGVYNNSRMLHFLTAVVGSTCDVKVKNGTTYEGIFKTLSSKFELAVDAVHRKASEPAGGPRREDIVDTMVFKPSDVMLVHFRNVDFNYATKDKFTDSAIAMNSKVNGEHKEKVLQRWEGGDSNSDDYDLESDMSNGWDPNEMFKFNEENYGVKTTYDSSLSSYTVPLEKDNSEEFRQRELRAAQLAREIESSPQYRLRIAMENDDGRTEEEKHSAVQRQGSGRESPSLASREGKYIPLPQRVREGPRGGVRCSSSRGGRPGLSSLPPRGPHHLDSSSPGPGSETRGINGGPSRMSPKAQRPLRGAKTLSSPSSRPSGEASVPPSAVGRMYPPRSPKSAAPAPISASCPEPPIGSAVPTSSASIPVTSTVGDPGVGSISPASPKISLTPTDVKELPAKEPGRPLESQELSRIAGKVPGLQNEQKRFQLEELRKFGAQFKLQPSSSPETSLDPFPPRILKEEAKGKEKEVDGLLASEPMGSPVSSKAESVSDKEDKPPLPAAGGTEGPDQPSPPCPSQTGSPPVGLLKGDDKDEGPVAEQVKKSTLNPNAKEFNPTKPLLSVNKSTSTPTSPGPRTHSTPSIPVLTAGQSGLYSPQYISYIPQIHMGPAVQAPQMYPYPVSNSVPGQQGKYRGAKGSLPPQRSDQHQPASAPPMMQAAAAAGPPLVAATPYSSYIPYNPQQFPGQPAMMQPMAHYPSQPVFAPMLQSNPRMLTSGSHPQAIVSSSTPQYPSAEQPTPQALYATVHQSYPHHATQLHAHQPQPATTPTGSQPQSQHAAPSPVQHQAGQAPHLGSGQPQQNLYHPGALTGTPPSLPPGPSAQSPQSSFPQPAAVYAIHAHQQLPHGFTNMAHVTQAHVQTGITAAPPPHPGAPHPPQVMLLHPPQSHGGPPQGAVPQSGVPALSASTPSPYPYIGHPQGEQPGQAPGFPGGADDRIREFSLAGGIWHGRAEGLQVGQDARVLGGE; encoded by the exons ATGTTGAAGCCTCAGCCGCCACAACAGacctcccagccccagcagccGCCCCCCACGCAACAGGCCGTGGCCCGACGGCCTCCTGGGGGCACCAGCCCTCCCAACGGCGGCCTCCCGGGGCCCCTGGCCTCCACCTCGGCTCCCCCAGGGCCTCCCGCGGCCGCTTCCCCCTGCCTAGGGCCTGCAGCCGCTGCCGGGAGCGGACTCCGCCGGGGAACCGAGGGCATCTTGGCGccacagccgccgccgccgcagcagcAACATCAGGAGAGGCCAGGGGCAGCGGCCATCGGCAGCGCCAG aGGACAAAGCACAGGAAAGGGACCCCCACAGTCACCG GTGTTTGAGGGTGTCTACAACAATTCCAGAATGCTGCATTTCCTTACAGCTGTTGTG GGCTCTACTTGTGATGTAAAGGTGAAGAATGGTACCACCTATGAAGGTATCTTCAAGACACTGAGCTCAAAG TTTGAACTGGCAGTAGACGCTGTGCACCGGAAAGCATCTGAGCCAGCAGGTGGCCCTCGTCGGGAAGACATTGTGGACACCATGGTGTTTAAGCCAAGTGATGTCATGCTTGTCCACTTCCGAAATGTCGACTTCAATTATGCTACTAAAG ACAAGTTCACTGATTCAGCCATTGCCATGAATTCCAAGGTGAATGGGGAGCACAAAGAGAAGGTGCTTCAGCGCTGGGAGGGGGGCGACAGCAACAGCGATGACTACGACCTCGAGTCTGACATG TCCAATGGATGGGACCCCAACGAAATGTTCAAGTTTAACGAGGAGAACTACGGCGTGAAGACCACCTATGACAGCAGTCTCTCTTCCTACAC GGTGCCCCTAGAGAAGGACAACTCGGAAGAATTTCGTCAGCGGGAGCTGCGTGCAGCCCAGTTGGCTCGAGAGATTGAATCGAGCCCCCAATACCGCCTGCGGATCGCCATGGAGAACGATGACGGGCGCACCGAGGAGGAGAAGCACAGTGCAGTTCAGCGACAGGGGTCAGGGCGGGAGAGCCCCAGCCTGGCGTCTAG GGAGGGAAAGTATATACCTCTACCCCAGCGAGTGCGGGAAGGTCCCCGGGGAGGAGTTCGGTGCAGTAGTTCTCGAGGCGGCCGGCCTGGCCTGAGCTCTCTGCCACCTCGCGGCCCTCACCATCTTGACAGTAGCAGCCCTGGCCCAGGTTCTGAGACACGTGGTATCAATGGAG gccctTCCCGCATGTCCCCTAAGGCACAGCGGCCTCTGAGAGGTGCCAAGACTCTGTCTTCCCCCAGCAGCAGGCCTTCTGGAGAAGCTTCTGTTCCACCTTCCGCAG tgGGCCGGATGTACCCTCCGCGCTCCCCCAAGtctgctgcccctgccccaaTCTCAGCTTCCTGTCCTGAGCCTCCCATTGGCTCAGCAGTACCAACCTCTTCAGCTTCCATCCCCGTGACATCAACAGTTGGGGATCCTGGAGTAGGCTCCATCTCACCAGCTTCTCCAAAGATCTCACTGACCCCCACAGATG TAAAAGAACTCCCGGCCAAGGAACCCGGGAGACCTCTGGAGTCCCAGGAGCTGTCCCGGATAGCTGGGAAAG TTCCTGGCCTTCAGAACGAACAGAAACGCTTTCAACTGGAAGAACTGAGAAAGTTTGGGGCCCAATTTAAG CTTCAGCCCAGTAGCTCTCCTGAGACCAGCCTGGATCCTTTTCCTCCTCGAATCTTGAAGGAGGAGgccaaagggaaggagaaggaagttgATGGTCTTTTGGCTTCAGAGCCCATGGGGTCCCCCGTTTCCTCCAAGGCAGAATCCGTATCGGATAAGGAGGACAAACCACCCCTGCCAGCAGCAGGAGGCACCGAGGGGCCAGATCAGCCCTCACCACCTTGCCCCAGCCAAACCGGCAGCCCCCCAGTGGGCCTCCTCAAGGGAGATGACAAGGACGAGGGCCCCGTTGCTGA ACAAGTGAAGAAGTCAACGTTGAACCCCAATGCCAAGGAGTTCAATCCCACTAAGCCTCTGCTCTCTGTG AATAAATCCACTAGTACTCCAACTTCTCCTGGGCCCCGGACTCATTCAACGCCCTCCATCCCGGTGCTGACGGCAGGCCAGAGCGGGCTGTATAGCCCCCAGTACATTTCCTACATACCTCAGATCCACATGGGACCAGCTGTCCAG GCGCCTCAGATGTATCCGTACCCCGTGTCCAACTCCGTGCCCGGACAGCAGGGCAAGTACCGGGGAGCAAAAG gctccctgcctccccagcgcTCGGACCAACACCAGCCAGCCTCAGCCCCTCCGATGATgcaggccgccgccgccgccggcccaCCTCTGGTGGCGGCCACACCGTATTCTTCCTACATCCCCTACAACCcccagcagttcccaggccagccgGCCATGATGCAGCCCATGGCCCACTACCCCTCGCAG CCGGTGTTTGCCCCCATGCTGCAAAGCAACCCACGCATGCTGACGTCCGGGAGCCATCCCCAGGCCATTGTGTCATCCTCTACCCCTCAGTACCCTTCTGCAGAGCAGCCCACCCCCCAAGCCCTTTATG CCACTGTCCACCAGTCCTATCCACACCATGCCACGCAGCTCCATGCCCACCAGCCGCAGCCGGCCACCACGCCTACTGGGAGCCAGCCGCAGTCCCAGCATGCGGCCCCCAGTCCCGTCCAG CACCAGGCGGGGCAGGCCCCACACCTGGGCAGTGGACAGCCACAGCAGAACCTGTACCACCCAGGGGCCCTGACAGGCACGCCGCCTTCTCTGCCACCGGGACCTTCTGCCCAGTCCCCTCAGAGCAGCTTCCCCCAACCAGCCGCCGTGTATGCCATCCATGCCCACCAGCAGCTGCCCCACGGCTTCACCAACATGGCCCATGTTACCCAG GCCCATGTCCAAACTGGAATCACAGCAGCCCCGCCCCCTCACCCTGGGGCTCCCCACCcgccccaggtgatgctgctgcacCCACCCCAGAGCCATGGGGGCCCCCCCCAAGGCGCGGTGCCCCAGAGCGGGGTGCCTGCACTCTCAGCTTCCACACCCTCACCCTACCCCTACATCGGACACCCCCAAGGTGAGCAGCCTGGCCAGGCGCCTGGATTTCCAGGAGGAGCCGATGACAGGATTCGTGAGTTCTCGTTAGCTGGGGGAATTTGGCATGGAAGAGCTgaggggctgcaggtggggcaGGATGCACGGGTTCTGGGTGGGGAGTGA
- the ATXN2L gene encoding ataxin-2-like protein isoform X2: MLKPQPPQQTSQPQQPPPTQQAVARRPPGGTSPPNGGLPGPLASTSAPPGPPAAASPCLGPAAAAGSGLRRGTEGILAPQPPPPQQQHQERPGAAAIGSARGQSTGKGPPQSPVFEGVYNNSRMLHFLTAVVGSTCDVKVKNGTTYEGIFKTLSSKFELAVDAVHRKASEPAGGPRREDIVDTMVFKPSDVMLVHFRNVDFNYATKDKFTDSAIAMNSKVNGEHKEKVLQRWEGGDSNSDDYDLESDMSNGWDPNEMFKFNEENYGVKTTYDSSLSSYTVPLEKDNSEEFRQRELRAAQLAREIESSPQYRLRIAMENDDGRTEEEKHSAVQRQGSGRESPSLASREGKYIPLPQRVREGPRGGVRCSSSRGGRPGLSSLPPRGPHHLDSSSPGPGSETRGINGGPSRMSPKAQRPLRGAKTLSSPSSRPSGEASVPPSAVGRMYPPRSPKSAAPAPISASCPEPPIGSAVPTSSASIPVTSTVGDPGVGSISPASPKISLTPTDVKELPAKEPGRPLESQELSRIAGKVPGLQNEQKRFQLEELRKFGAQFKLQPSSSPETSLDPFPPRILKEEAKGKEKEVDGLLASEPMGSPVSSKAESVSDKEDKPPLPAAGGTEGPDQPSPPCPSQTGSPPVGLLKGDDKDEGPVAEQVKKSTLNPNAKEFNPTKPLLSVNKSTSTPTSPGPRTHSTPSIPVLTAGQSGLYSPQYISYIPQIHMGPAVQAPQMYPYPVSNSVPGQQGKYRGAKGEQGQEGPAAGLPSAPWQMELELCTIFPPPLGSLPPQRSDQHQPASAPPMMQAAAAAGPPLVAATPYSSYIPYNPQQFPGQPAMMQPMAHYPSQPVFAPMLQSNPRMLTSGSHPQAIVSSSTPQYPSAEQPTPQALYATVHQSYPHHATQLHAHQPQPATTPTGSQPQSQHAAPSPVQHQAGQAPHLGSGQPQQNLYHPGALTGTPPSLPPGPSAQSPQSSFPQPAAVYAIHAHQQLPHGFTNMAHVTQAHVQTGITAAPPPHPGAPHPPQVMLLHPPQSHGGPPQGAVPQSGVPALSASTPSPYPYIGHPQGEQPGQAPGFPGGADDRILQSHPSQQLPFHPPGN; the protein is encoded by the exons ATGTTGAAGCCTCAGCCGCCACAACAGacctcccagccccagcagccGCCCCCCACGCAACAGGCCGTGGCCCGACGGCCTCCTGGGGGCACCAGCCCTCCCAACGGCGGCCTCCCGGGGCCCCTGGCCTCCACCTCGGCTCCCCCAGGGCCTCCCGCGGCCGCTTCCCCCTGCCTAGGGCCTGCAGCCGCTGCCGGGAGCGGACTCCGCCGGGGAACCGAGGGCATCTTGGCGccacagccgccgccgccgcagcagcAACATCAGGAGAGGCCAGGGGCAGCGGCCATCGGCAGCGCCAG aGGACAAAGCACAGGAAAGGGACCCCCACAGTCACCG GTGTTTGAGGGTGTCTACAACAATTCCAGAATGCTGCATTTCCTTACAGCTGTTGTG GGCTCTACTTGTGATGTAAAGGTGAAGAATGGTACCACCTATGAAGGTATCTTCAAGACACTGAGCTCAAAG TTTGAACTGGCAGTAGACGCTGTGCACCGGAAAGCATCTGAGCCAGCAGGTGGCCCTCGTCGGGAAGACATTGTGGACACCATGGTGTTTAAGCCAAGTGATGTCATGCTTGTCCACTTCCGAAATGTCGACTTCAATTATGCTACTAAAG ACAAGTTCACTGATTCAGCCATTGCCATGAATTCCAAGGTGAATGGGGAGCACAAAGAGAAGGTGCTTCAGCGCTGGGAGGGGGGCGACAGCAACAGCGATGACTACGACCTCGAGTCTGACATG TCCAATGGATGGGACCCCAACGAAATGTTCAAGTTTAACGAGGAGAACTACGGCGTGAAGACCACCTATGACAGCAGTCTCTCTTCCTACAC GGTGCCCCTAGAGAAGGACAACTCGGAAGAATTTCGTCAGCGGGAGCTGCGTGCAGCCCAGTTGGCTCGAGAGATTGAATCGAGCCCCCAATACCGCCTGCGGATCGCCATGGAGAACGATGACGGGCGCACCGAGGAGGAGAAGCACAGTGCAGTTCAGCGACAGGGGTCAGGGCGGGAGAGCCCCAGCCTGGCGTCTAG GGAGGGAAAGTATATACCTCTACCCCAGCGAGTGCGGGAAGGTCCCCGGGGAGGAGTTCGGTGCAGTAGTTCTCGAGGCGGCCGGCCTGGCCTGAGCTCTCTGCCACCTCGCGGCCCTCACCATCTTGACAGTAGCAGCCCTGGCCCAGGTTCTGAGACACGTGGTATCAATGGAG gccctTCCCGCATGTCCCCTAAGGCACAGCGGCCTCTGAGAGGTGCCAAGACTCTGTCTTCCCCCAGCAGCAGGCCTTCTGGAGAAGCTTCTGTTCCACCTTCCGCAG tgGGCCGGATGTACCCTCCGCGCTCCCCCAAGtctgctgcccctgccccaaTCTCAGCTTCCTGTCCTGAGCCTCCCATTGGCTCAGCAGTACCAACCTCTTCAGCTTCCATCCCCGTGACATCAACAGTTGGGGATCCTGGAGTAGGCTCCATCTCACCAGCTTCTCCAAAGATCTCACTGACCCCCACAGATG TAAAAGAACTCCCGGCCAAGGAACCCGGGAGACCTCTGGAGTCCCAGGAGCTGTCCCGGATAGCTGGGAAAG TTCCTGGCCTTCAGAACGAACAGAAACGCTTTCAACTGGAAGAACTGAGAAAGTTTGGGGCCCAATTTAAG CTTCAGCCCAGTAGCTCTCCTGAGACCAGCCTGGATCCTTTTCCTCCTCGAATCTTGAAGGAGGAGgccaaagggaaggagaaggaagttgATGGTCTTTTGGCTTCAGAGCCCATGGGGTCCCCCGTTTCCTCCAAGGCAGAATCCGTATCGGATAAGGAGGACAAACCACCCCTGCCAGCAGCAGGAGGCACCGAGGGGCCAGATCAGCCCTCACCACCTTGCCCCAGCCAAACCGGCAGCCCCCCAGTGGGCCTCCTCAAGGGAGATGACAAGGACGAGGGCCCCGTTGCTGA ACAAGTGAAGAAGTCAACGTTGAACCCCAATGCCAAGGAGTTCAATCCCACTAAGCCTCTGCTCTCTGTG AATAAATCCACTAGTACTCCAACTTCTCCTGGGCCCCGGACTCATTCAACGCCCTCCATCCCGGTGCTGACGGCAGGCCAGAGCGGGCTGTATAGCCCCCAGTACATTTCCTACATACCTCAGATCCACATGGGACCAGCTGTCCAG GCGCCTCAGATGTATCCGTACCCCGTGTCCAACTCCGTGCCCGGACAGCAGGGCAAGTACCGGGGAGCAAAAGGTGAGCAGGGTCAGGAGGGGCCGGCAGCAGGGCTGCCCAGTGCTCCCTGGCAGATGGAGCTGGAGCTCTGCACTATTTTCCCCCCACCTTtaggctccctgcctccccagcgcTCGGACCAACACCAGCCAGCCTCAGCCCCTCCGATGATgcaggccgccgccgccgccggcccaCCTCTGGTGGCGGCCACACCGTATTCTTCCTACATCCCCTACAACCcccagcagttcccaggccagccgGCCATGATGCAGCCCATGGCCCACTACCCCTCGCAG CCGGTGTTTGCCCCCATGCTGCAAAGCAACCCACGCATGCTGACGTCCGGGAGCCATCCCCAGGCCATTGTGTCATCCTCTACCCCTCAGTACCCTTCTGCAGAGCAGCCCACCCCCCAAGCCCTTTATG CCACTGTCCACCAGTCCTATCCACACCATGCCACGCAGCTCCATGCCCACCAGCCGCAGCCGGCCACCACGCCTACTGGGAGCCAGCCGCAGTCCCAGCATGCGGCCCCCAGTCCCGTCCAG CACCAGGCGGGGCAGGCCCCACACCTGGGCAGTGGACAGCCACAGCAGAACCTGTACCACCCAGGGGCCCTGACAGGCACGCCGCCTTCTCTGCCACCGGGACCTTCTGCCCAGTCCCCTCAGAGCAGCTTCCCCCAACCAGCCGCCGTGTATGCCATCCATGCCCACCAGCAGCTGCCCCACGGCTTCACCAACATGGCCCATGTTACCCAG GCCCATGTCCAAACTGGAATCACAGCAGCCCCGCCCCCTCACCCTGGGGCTCCCCACCcgccccaggtgatgctgctgcacCCACCCCAGAGCCATGGGGGCCCCCCCCAAGGCGCGGTGCCCCAGAGCGGGGTGCCTGCACTCTCAGCTTCCACACCCTCACCCTACCCCTACATCGGACACCCCCAAGGTGAGCAGCCTGGCCAGGCGCCTGGATTTCCAGGAGGAGCCGATGACAGGATTC TTCAATCTCATCCCTCCCAGCAGCTCCCCTTCCACCCCCCGGGGAACTGA
- the ATXN2L gene encoding ataxin-2-like protein isoform X4: MLKPQPPQQTSQPQQPPPTQQAVARRPPGGTSPPNGGLPGPLASTSAPPGPPAAASPCLGPAAAAGSGLRRGTEGILAPQPPPPQQQHQERPGAAAIGSARGQSTGKGPPQSPVFEGVYNNSRMLHFLTAVVGSTCDVKVKNGTTYEGIFKTLSSKFELAVDAVHRKASEPAGGPRREDIVDTMVFKPSDVMLVHFRNVDFNYATKDKFTDSAIAMNSKVNGEHKEKVLQRWEGGDSNSDDYDLESDMSNGWDPNEMFKFNEENYGVKTTYDSSLSSYTVPLEKDNSEEFRQRELRAAQLAREIESSPQYRLRIAMENDDGRTEEEKHSAVQRQGSGRESPSLASREGKYIPLPQRVREGPRGGVRCSSSRGGRPGLSSLPPRGPHHLDSSSPGPGSETRGINGGPSRMSPKAQRPLRGAKTLSSPSSRPSGEASVPPSAVGRMYPPRSPKSAAPAPISASCPEPPIGSAVPTSSASIPVTSTVGDPGVGSISPASPKISLTPTDVKELPAKEPGRPLESQELSRIAGKVPGLQNEQKRFQLEELRKFGAQFKLQPSSSPETSLDPFPPRILKEEAKGKEKEVDGLLASEPMGSPVSSKAESVSDKEDKPPLPAAGGTEGPDQPSPPCPSQTGSPPVGLLKGDDKDEGPVAEQVKKSTLNPNAKEFNPTKPLLSVNKSTSTPTSPGPRTHSTPSIPVLTAGQSGLYSPQYISYIPQIHMGPAVQAPQMYPYPVSNSVPGQQGKYRGAKGSLPPQRSDQHQPASAPPMMQAAAAAGPPLVAATPYSSYIPYNPQQFPGQPAMMQPMAHYPSQPVFAPMLQSNPRMLTSGSHPQAIVSSSTPQYPSAEQPTPQALYATVHQSYPHHATQLHAHQPQPATTPTGSQPQSQHAAPSPVQHQAGQAPHLGSGQPQQNLYHPGALTGTPPSLPPGPSAQSPQSSFPQPAAVYAIHAHQQLPHGFTNMAHVTQAHVQTGITAAPPPHPGAPHPPQVMLLHPPQSHGGPPQGAVPQSGVPALSASTPSPYPYIGHPQGEQPGQAPGFPGGADDRIPPLPPPGELKIVLAAT, encoded by the exons ATGTTGAAGCCTCAGCCGCCACAACAGacctcccagccccagcagccGCCCCCCACGCAACAGGCCGTGGCCCGACGGCCTCCTGGGGGCACCAGCCCTCCCAACGGCGGCCTCCCGGGGCCCCTGGCCTCCACCTCGGCTCCCCCAGGGCCTCCCGCGGCCGCTTCCCCCTGCCTAGGGCCTGCAGCCGCTGCCGGGAGCGGACTCCGCCGGGGAACCGAGGGCATCTTGGCGccacagccgccgccgccgcagcagcAACATCAGGAGAGGCCAGGGGCAGCGGCCATCGGCAGCGCCAG aGGACAAAGCACAGGAAAGGGACCCCCACAGTCACCG GTGTTTGAGGGTGTCTACAACAATTCCAGAATGCTGCATTTCCTTACAGCTGTTGTG GGCTCTACTTGTGATGTAAAGGTGAAGAATGGTACCACCTATGAAGGTATCTTCAAGACACTGAGCTCAAAG TTTGAACTGGCAGTAGACGCTGTGCACCGGAAAGCATCTGAGCCAGCAGGTGGCCCTCGTCGGGAAGACATTGTGGACACCATGGTGTTTAAGCCAAGTGATGTCATGCTTGTCCACTTCCGAAATGTCGACTTCAATTATGCTACTAAAG ACAAGTTCACTGATTCAGCCATTGCCATGAATTCCAAGGTGAATGGGGAGCACAAAGAGAAGGTGCTTCAGCGCTGGGAGGGGGGCGACAGCAACAGCGATGACTACGACCTCGAGTCTGACATG TCCAATGGATGGGACCCCAACGAAATGTTCAAGTTTAACGAGGAGAACTACGGCGTGAAGACCACCTATGACAGCAGTCTCTCTTCCTACAC GGTGCCCCTAGAGAAGGACAACTCGGAAGAATTTCGTCAGCGGGAGCTGCGTGCAGCCCAGTTGGCTCGAGAGATTGAATCGAGCCCCCAATACCGCCTGCGGATCGCCATGGAGAACGATGACGGGCGCACCGAGGAGGAGAAGCACAGTGCAGTTCAGCGACAGGGGTCAGGGCGGGAGAGCCCCAGCCTGGCGTCTAG GGAGGGAAAGTATATACCTCTACCCCAGCGAGTGCGGGAAGGTCCCCGGGGAGGAGTTCGGTGCAGTAGTTCTCGAGGCGGCCGGCCTGGCCTGAGCTCTCTGCCACCTCGCGGCCCTCACCATCTTGACAGTAGCAGCCCTGGCCCAGGTTCTGAGACACGTGGTATCAATGGAG gccctTCCCGCATGTCCCCTAAGGCACAGCGGCCTCTGAGAGGTGCCAAGACTCTGTCTTCCCCCAGCAGCAGGCCTTCTGGAGAAGCTTCTGTTCCACCTTCCGCAG tgGGCCGGATGTACCCTCCGCGCTCCCCCAAGtctgctgcccctgccccaaTCTCAGCTTCCTGTCCTGAGCCTCCCATTGGCTCAGCAGTACCAACCTCTTCAGCTTCCATCCCCGTGACATCAACAGTTGGGGATCCTGGAGTAGGCTCCATCTCACCAGCTTCTCCAAAGATCTCACTGACCCCCACAGATG TAAAAGAACTCCCGGCCAAGGAACCCGGGAGACCTCTGGAGTCCCAGGAGCTGTCCCGGATAGCTGGGAAAG TTCCTGGCCTTCAGAACGAACAGAAACGCTTTCAACTGGAAGAACTGAGAAAGTTTGGGGCCCAATTTAAG CTTCAGCCCAGTAGCTCTCCTGAGACCAGCCTGGATCCTTTTCCTCCTCGAATCTTGAAGGAGGAGgccaaagggaaggagaaggaagttgATGGTCTTTTGGCTTCAGAGCCCATGGGGTCCCCCGTTTCCTCCAAGGCAGAATCCGTATCGGATAAGGAGGACAAACCACCCCTGCCAGCAGCAGGAGGCACCGAGGGGCCAGATCAGCCCTCACCACCTTGCCCCAGCCAAACCGGCAGCCCCCCAGTGGGCCTCCTCAAGGGAGATGACAAGGACGAGGGCCCCGTTGCTGA ACAAGTGAAGAAGTCAACGTTGAACCCCAATGCCAAGGAGTTCAATCCCACTAAGCCTCTGCTCTCTGTG AATAAATCCACTAGTACTCCAACTTCTCCTGGGCCCCGGACTCATTCAACGCCCTCCATCCCGGTGCTGACGGCAGGCCAGAGCGGGCTGTATAGCCCCCAGTACATTTCCTACATACCTCAGATCCACATGGGACCAGCTGTCCAG GCGCCTCAGATGTATCCGTACCCCGTGTCCAACTCCGTGCCCGGACAGCAGGGCAAGTACCGGGGAGCAAAAG gctccctgcctccccagcgcTCGGACCAACACCAGCCAGCCTCAGCCCCTCCGATGATgcaggccgccgccgccgccggcccaCCTCTGGTGGCGGCCACACCGTATTCTTCCTACATCCCCTACAACCcccagcagttcccaggccagccgGCCATGATGCAGCCCATGGCCCACTACCCCTCGCAG CCGGTGTTTGCCCCCATGCTGCAAAGCAACCCACGCATGCTGACGTCCGGGAGCCATCCCCAGGCCATTGTGTCATCCTCTACCCCTCAGTACCCTTCTGCAGAGCAGCCCACCCCCCAAGCCCTTTATG CCACTGTCCACCAGTCCTATCCACACCATGCCACGCAGCTCCATGCCCACCAGCCGCAGCCGGCCACCACGCCTACTGGGAGCCAGCCGCAGTCCCAGCATGCGGCCCCCAGTCCCGTCCAG CACCAGGCGGGGCAGGCCCCACACCTGGGCAGTGGACAGCCACAGCAGAACCTGTACCACCCAGGGGCCCTGACAGGCACGCCGCCTTCTCTGCCACCGGGACCTTCTGCCCAGTCCCCTCAGAGCAGCTTCCCCCAACCAGCCGCCGTGTATGCCATCCATGCCCACCAGCAGCTGCCCCACGGCTTCACCAACATGGCCCATGTTACCCAG GCCCATGTCCAAACTGGAATCACAGCAGCCCCGCCCCCTCACCCTGGGGCTCCCCACCcgccccaggtgatgctgctgcacCCACCCCAGAGCCATGGGGGCCCCCCCCAAGGCGCGGTGCCCCAGAGCGGGGTGCCTGCACTCTCAGCTTCCACACCCTCACCCTACCCCTACATCGGACACCCCCAAGGTGAGCAGCCTGGCCAGGCGCCTGGATTTCCAGGAGGAGCCGATGACAGGATTC CTCCCCTTCCACCCCCCGGGGAACTGAAGATTGTCCTGGCCGCGACCTGA